Proteins co-encoded in one Lysobacter solisilvae genomic window:
- the mraZ gene encoding division/cell wall cluster transcriptional repressor MraZ yields MFQGESAITIDDKGRLAVPTAHRELVARECGNRLVITYNPFDSGSLWIYPRQVWERVRDQVNALPKAKKVNRSMQLKLVGAAEFVELDGNGRISIPASHRSAVGIEKKAVLLGMGEKFELWSEQAHHAQIRQVVSDDDLSEELLDLQL; encoded by the coding sequence ATGTTCCAGGGCGAAAGCGCCATCACGATCGACGACAAGGGCCGGCTGGCGGTGCCCACCGCCCACCGTGAGCTCGTCGCGCGTGAATGCGGCAACCGCCTGGTCATCACCTACAACCCGTTCGATTCCGGGTCGCTGTGGATCTACCCGCGCCAGGTCTGGGAGCGCGTACGCGACCAGGTCAACGCGCTGCCCAAGGCCAAGAAGGTCAACCGCTCGATGCAGCTCAAGCTGGTCGGCGCGGCGGAATTCGTCGAGCTCGACGGCAATGGCCGCATCAGCATCCCGGCCAGCCACCGCTCGGCCGTGGGGATCGAGAAGAAGGCCGTCCTGCTGGGGATGGGCGAGAAATTCGAGTTGTGGAGCGAGCAAGCGCACCACGCGCAGATCCGTCAGGTCGTATCTGACGATGATCTGAGCGAGGAGCTTCTCGACCTGCAGCTGTGA